A single genomic interval of Polaribacter vadi harbors:
- a CDS encoding bifunctional 3-deoxy-7-phosphoheptulonate synthase/chorismate mutase type II: MKNTKELRTWLDDMKLDHPLVIAGPCSAETEEQVLKIAHELKDSDVNYFRAGIWKPRTRPGMFEGVGELGLRWLKKVKEQTGMKTCTEVANAAHCKLAIDNDVDLLWIGARTAVSPFIMQEIADALHGTDKIVLVKNPINPDLALWLGGIERLYTADIKNLGAIHRGFSTYEKSKYRNVPEWQIAIEFQNRFPDLPLICDPSHITGNREMIFDVSQTALDLNFDGLMIETHFDPDNAWSDAAQQVTPTKLKQIMQDLKIRKETNTEADYENSLNNLRAQINVADDQLIDLLGKRMKVSEQIGALKKEKNVAVLQSKRWNEILGNMILEGESKGLSEEFVLRMFKAIHQESINHQEKVING, from the coding sequence ATGAAGAATACAAAAGAATTAAGAACATGGTTGGATGATATGAAATTAGATCATCCTCTAGTAATAGCAGGGCCTTGTAGTGCAGAAACTGAAGAACAAGTTTTAAAAATTGCACACGAATTAAAAGATTCTGATGTAAACTATTTTAGAGCAGGAATATGGAAACCAAGAACAAGACCAGGAATGTTTGAAGGCGTTGGCGAACTTGGTTTAAGATGGTTAAAAAAGGTAAAAGAGCAAACAGGCATGAAAACCTGTACAGAAGTTGCTAATGCTGCACATTGTAAATTAGCAATTGACAACGATGTTGATTTATTATGGATTGGTGCAAGAACTGCAGTATCTCCTTTTATTATGCAAGAAATTGCAGATGCTTTGCATGGAACAGACAAAATTGTGTTGGTTAAAAATCCAATAAATCCAGATTTAGCTTTATGGTTAGGGGGAATTGAAAGATTATACACAGCAGATATTAAAAATTTAGGCGCAATTCATAGAGGTTTTTCAACATACGAAAAATCAAAATATAGAAATGTTCCAGAATGGCAAATCGCTATTGAATTCCAAAATCGTTTTCCAGATTTACCTTTAATTTGCGATCCATCTCATATTACAGGAAACAGAGAAATGATTTTTGACGTTTCTCAAACAGCTTTAGATTTAAATTTCGATGGTTTAATGATTGAAACGCATTTCGATCCAGATAATGCTTGGAGTGATGCTGCACAGCAAGTTACACCAACAAAGTTGAAGCAAATTATGCAAGATTTAAAAATTAGAAAAGAAACCAATACAGAAGCAGATTACGAAAATTCTTTAAATAATTTACGTGCTCAAATAAACGTAGCAGATGATCAATTGATTGATTTATTAGGAAAAAGAATGAAAGTTTCTGAACAAATTGGTGCTTTAAAGAAAGAAAAAAATGTTGCAGTTTTACAATCTAAACGTTGGAACGAGATTTTAGGTAACATGATTTTAGAAGGCGAAAGCAAAGGTTTAAGCGAAGAATTTGTGTTGAGAATGTTCAAGGCAATTCATCAAGAATCTATCAATCATCAAGAAAAAGTGATTAACGGATAA
- a CDS encoding prephenate dehydratase — protein MKKTIAIQGAEGSNHHKVARDFYGDKIALKECMSFDVLVDSLLDKSANLGVMALENTIAGSIIPNYALIDNNNLHIIGEQYLNIHHHLMALKGQKIEDIKEVCSHPMALLQCKEFFKKYPHIKLVEDVDTAEVAKRIAKENLIGIAAIAPKIAAEIFGLAVLEDEIQTIKDNSTRFVIVQTDKPAEDETVNKASIKFQLSHKRGSLAAILNAMSDCKMNLTKIQSLPVIETPWKYSFFVDVTFEDYNDYKKAISLIEIMAEDFKVLGVFKNGRQSLS, from the coding sequence TTGAAGAAAACAATTGCCATACAAGGAGCTGAAGGCTCAAACCATCATAAAGTTGCAAGAGACTTTTATGGAGATAAAATTGCGTTAAAAGAATGTATGTCTTTTGATGTTTTGGTTGATAGTTTGTTGGATAAATCTGCAAATTTGGGAGTTATGGCTTTAGAAAATACCATTGCAGGTTCCATAATTCCTAATTATGCTTTAATTGATAACAATAATTTACACATTATTGGCGAGCAATATTTGAATATTCATCACCATTTAATGGCTTTAAAAGGTCAAAAAATTGAAGATATTAAAGAAGTTTGTTCACACCCAATGGCTTTGTTGCAGTGCAAAGAGTTTTTTAAAAAATATCCGCATATTAAATTAGTAGAAGATGTAGATACAGCAGAAGTTGCGAAAAGAATCGCCAAAGAAAATTTGATTGGTATTGCAGCAATTGCTCCAAAAATAGCCGCAGAAATTTTTGGATTGGCAGTTTTAGAAGATGAAATTCAAACGATAAAAGACAATTCAACACGTTTTGTAATTGTACAAACAGATAAACCTGCAGAAGATGAAACTGTAAATAAAGCCTCTATAAAGTTTCAATTAAGCCATAAAAGAGGAAGTTTAGCAGCCATTTTAAATGCGATGAGCGATTGTAAAATGAACCTGACTAAAATTCAATCTTTACCTGTAATTGAAACACCTTGGAAATATTCCTTTTTTGTTGATGTTACTTTTGAAGATTATAATGATTATAAAAAAGCAATTTCTTTGATAGAAATTATGGCAGAAGATTTTAAAGTTTTAGGAGTTTTTAAAAATGGTAGACAAAGCCTATCCTGA
- a CDS encoding prephenate dehydrogenase — MKNIYMIGVGLIGGSFAIDIKKHNPEAIIHGISRKDETLNKALELKLIDKKATLDDLENADLVIVSIPVDATVKLLPTILDKISENGLVIDAGSTKEAICKVVEHHPKRRNFLACHPIAGTEKSGPTAAISGLYKGKTNIICEVEKTTFKLQEKALKLFTDIGMRIRYMDPVSHDKHIAYVSHLSHISAFMLGKTVINKEKNERDIFDMAGSGFESTVRLAKSSPAMWTPIFKQNKENILETLEEYISNLQHFKELMQQDNFSEIFNEMENTNYIKQILNGIK, encoded by the coding sequence ATGAAAAATATATACATGATTGGTGTTGGTTTAATTGGCGGTAGTTTTGCTATCGACATTAAAAAACACAATCCAGAAGCTATAATTCACGGAATTAGTAGAAAAGATGAAACCTTAAACAAGGCTTTAGAATTAAAACTAATTGATAAAAAAGCAACGTTAGACGATTTAGAAAATGCAGACTTGGTTATTGTATCAATTCCTGTAGATGCAACCGTAAAATTGTTGCCAACTATTTTAGATAAAATTTCAGAAAACGGTTTGGTTATAGATGCAGGTTCTACAAAAGAAGCAATTTGTAAAGTGGTTGAACATCATCCAAAAAGAAGAAATTTTTTAGCTTGTCATCCAATTGCAGGAACAGAAAAGTCTGGACCAACAGCAGCAATATCTGGCTTGTATAAAGGGAAAACGAACATTATTTGCGAAGTTGAAAAAACAACTTTTAAGTTGCAAGAAAAAGCATTGAAGCTTTTTACGGACATTGGAATGCGTATTCGTTATATGGATCCAGTTTCGCATGATAAACATATTGCGTATGTTTCGCACTTATCTCACATAAGCGCATTTATGTTGGGTAAAACAGTTATCAATAAAGAAAAAAATGAACGCGATATTTTTGATATGGCAGGTTCTGGTTTCGAATCTACAGTTCGTTTGGCAAAAAGTTCGCCAGCAATGTGGACACCAATTTTTAAACAGAATAAAGAGAATATATTAGAAACATTAGAAGAATACATTAGCAATTTACAACATTTTAAAGAGTTGATGCAACAAGATAATTTCTCCGAAATTTTTAACGAAATGGAGAATACAAATTATATAAAACAAATTTTAAACGGCATAAAGTAA
- a CDS encoding pyridoxal phosphate-dependent aminotransferase, whose product MIKAAKRLDTVQEYYFSKKLREVRGLMADGKPIINMGIGSPDLQPPAKVIEAIQGSLGDASAHKYQSYQGLPELRNAIATFYKNKFSVDANPESEILPLMGSKEGIMHISMAFLNEGDQVLIPNPGYPTYTSVTKLVGAEPLFYNLSDATNWQPNFDALEKQDLSKVKIMWVNYPHMPTGTNGTLQMFEKLVAFGLKHNILIINDNPYSFILNENPISILQVEGAKEVALELNSLSKTFNMAGWRVGMLLGNATYINEVLKVKSNMDSGMFYGIQKGAIEALQLPNDWFYQQNKIYKERRDLIWQLADKLDAVYDKNSTGLFVWAKIPEGKKSEEVTDAVLYEKDIFITPGTIFGSQGEGYIRFSLCVTSEVIKEAISRFD is encoded by the coding sequence ATGATTAAAGCAGCCAAAAGATTAGATACAGTTCAAGAATACTATTTCTCTAAAAAATTGAGAGAAGTACGTGGTTTAATGGCAGATGGAAAACCAATTATTAATATGGGAATTGGTTCTCCAGATTTGCAGCCGCCAGCAAAAGTAATTGAAGCAATTCAAGGAAGTTTGGGAGATGCAAGTGCGCATAAATATCAATCATATCAAGGTTTGCCAGAATTAAGAAATGCCATTGCAACTTTTTATAAAAATAAATTTTCTGTAGATGCAAATCCAGAAAGTGAAATTTTACCTTTAATGGGAAGCAAAGAAGGTATTATGCACATTTCTATGGCTTTTTTAAATGAAGGAGACCAAGTATTAATTCCAAATCCTGGCTATCCAACCTATACTTCTGTAACCAAATTAGTAGGTGCAGAACCGCTGTTTTATAATTTGAGTGATGCAACAAATTGGCAACCAAATTTTGATGCATTAGAAAAACAAGATTTGAGTAAAGTAAAAATAATGTGGGTAAATTATCCACATATGCCAACAGGTACCAATGGAACGTTACAAATGTTCGAAAAGTTAGTTGCTTTTGGGTTAAAACACAACATTTTAATCATTAATGATAATCCTTATAGTTTTATTTTAAACGAGAATCCAATAAGTATTTTACAAGTTGAAGGCGCAAAAGAGGTTGCTTTAGAGTTAAATTCTTTAAGCAAAACCTTTAATATGGCTGGTTGGCGAGTTGGAATGTTGTTAGGAAATGCAACTTATATCAACGAAGTTTTAAAAGTAAAATCGAACATGGATTCTGGAATGTTTTACGGAATTCAAAAAGGAGCCATTGAAGCTTTACAATTACCAAACGATTGGTTTTATCAACAAAATAAAATTTACAAAGAACGCAGAGATTTAATTTGGCAATTAGCAGATAAATTAGATGCAGTTTATGATAAAAACTCCACTGGTTTATTTGTTTGGGCAAAAATTCCTGAAGGAAAAAAATCTGAAGAAGTTACAGATGCAGTTTTATATGAAAAAGATATTTTTATAACACCAGGAACCATTTTTGGTTCTCAAGGAGAAGGTTATATTCGATTTTCTTTGTGTGTAACATCAGAGGTAATTAAGGAAGCAATTAGTAGATTTGATTAA